A single Desulfovibrio piger DNA region contains:
- a CDS encoding DsrE family protein has translation MSYDLCLHVDANDPALLAFAFVNALNYMNGLPGKEFELVLVANGPAVKLFVPAQAELQKTAEELMARGLKLRLCKNALDANKMTAADLWPGCEVVPAGLVEIVELQNRGFAYIRP, from the coding sequence ATGTCATATGATCTCTGCCTCCATGTGGACGCCAATGATCCCGCCCTGCTGGCCTTTGCCTTCGTCAATGCCCTCAACTATATGAACGGCCTGCCCGGCAAGGAATTCGAGCTGGTGCTGGTGGCCAACGGCCCGGCCGTCAAGCTGTTCGTGCCTGCCCAGGCCGAACTGCAGAAGACCGCCGAAGAGCTCATGGCCCGCGGCCTCAAGCTGCGTCTGTGCAAGAACGCCCTGGATGCCAACAAGATGACCGCGGCCGACCTCTGGCCCGGTTGCGAAGTGGTGCCCGCCGGCCTGGTGGAGATCGTGGAGCTGCAGAACAGGGGCTTCGCCTACATCCGGCCGTAA